The following are encoded in a window of Oncorhynchus masou masou isolate Uvic2021 chromosome 17, UVic_Omas_1.1, whole genome shotgun sequence genomic DNA:
- the LOC135558602 gene encoding alpha-tocopherol transfer protein-like isoform X2, translating into MKSGEETDYEGDLNSLPDDSNFVKPYLLELRQRAQKDIIDPQQSLNWSDSFLIKFLRARDFNVDLSLKLLFNYQRWRRECPEISANLQPSSVLGLLQNNYHGVLRDRDLSGSRVLIYRIGQWNPKDFTVYEVFRVSLITSELIVQETETQRNGLKAIFDMQGWCFAHALQINPSLAKRISSVLTDSFPLKVRGIHLINEPIFFRPVFAMLRPFLPDKIKQRIHMHGSTFKETLRDFFSEDILPQEYGGSGPSLEEVCQEWTSHILQSEELLTQLSIYPAVDEVTSDPEPDSQSAYSS; encoded by the exons ATGAAGTCCGGAGAGGAGACGGATTACGAGGGAGACCTAAATAGTTTGCCCGACGACTCCAACTTTGTCAAACCTTATTTATTAGAACTGAGACAGAGGGCACAGAAAGACATCATCGACCCGCAGCAAAGCTTGAATTGGTCAGACAGTTTTCTAATAAAGTTTCTGCGAGCGAGAGACTTTAATGTTGATCTGTCACTGAAG CTACTCTTTAATTACCAGCGTTGGAGGAGAGAGTGCCCAGAGATCAGTGCCAACCTGCAGCCGTCCTCTGTCCTGGGACTCCTCCAGAATAACTACCATGGAGTGCTGAGGGACCGGGACCTCAGCGGCAGCAGAGTGCTCATCTATAGGATCG GCCAGTGGAACCCCAAAGACTTCACAGTGTACGAGGTGTTCCGTGTCAGTCTGATCACATCTGAGCTGATCGTCCAGGAGACGGAGACTCAGAGGAATGGACTAAAAGCCATTTTTGACATGCAGGGATGGTGCTTCGCTCATGCCCTCCAGATCAACCCCTCCCTGGCCAAAAGGATCTCCTCTGTGCTCACG GACTCGTTCCCTCTGAAGGTGCGAGGGATCCATCTGATCAACGAGCCCATATTCTTCAGACCCGTCTTCGCCATGCTCCGCCCATTTCTGCCCGATAAGATCAAACAGCGG ATCCATATGCATGGCAGCACCTTCAAAGAGACTCTGAGGGATTTTTTCTCCGAAGACATCCTCCCCCAGGAGTACGGGGGCAGCGGACCCTCCCTGGAAGAGGTGTGTCAGGAGTGGACCTCCCACATCCTGCAGTCTGAGGAACTCCTCACCCAGCTTTCCATCTACCCTGCAGTAGATGAGGTCACCTCTGACCCAGAACCTGACAGCCAGTCTGCCTACAGCTCCTGA
- the LOC135558602 gene encoding alpha-tocopherol transfer protein-like isoform X3, giving the protein MKSGEETDYEGDLNSLPDDSNFVKPYLLELRQRAQKDIIDPQQSLNWSDSFLIKFLRARDFNVDLSLKVGISLLFNYQRWRRECPEISANLQPSSVLGLLQNNYHGVLRDRDLSGSRVLIYRIGQWNPKDFTVYEVFRVSLITSELIVQETETQRNGLKAIFDMQGWCFAHALQINPSLAKRISSVLTIHMHGSTFKETLRDFFSEDILPQEYGGSGPSLEEVCQEWTSHILQSEELLTQLSIYPAVDEVTSDPEPDSQSAYSS; this is encoded by the exons ATGAAGTCCGGAGAGGAGACGGATTACGAGGGAGACCTAAATAGTTTGCCCGACGACTCCAACTTTGTCAAACCTTATTTATTAGAACTGAGACAGAGGGCACAGAAAGACATCATCGACCCGCAGCAAAGCTTGAATTGGTCAGACAGTTTTCTAATAAAGTTTCTGCGAGCGAGAGACTTTAATGTTGATCTGTCACTGAAGGTTGGTATCTCG CTACTCTTTAATTACCAGCGTTGGAGGAGAGAGTGCCCAGAGATCAGTGCCAACCTGCAGCCGTCCTCTGTCCTGGGACTCCTCCAGAATAACTACCATGGAGTGCTGAGGGACCGGGACCTCAGCGGCAGCAGAGTGCTCATCTATAGGATCG GCCAGTGGAACCCCAAAGACTTCACAGTGTACGAGGTGTTCCGTGTCAGTCTGATCACATCTGAGCTGATCGTCCAGGAGACGGAGACTCAGAGGAATGGACTAAAAGCCATTTTTGACATGCAGGGATGGTGCTTCGCTCATGCCCTCCAGATCAACCCCTCCCTGGCCAAAAGGATCTCCTCTGTGCTCACG ATCCATATGCATGGCAGCACCTTCAAAGAGACTCTGAGGGATTTTTTCTCCGAAGACATCCTCCCCCAGGAGTACGGGGGCAGCGGACCCTCCCTGGAAGAGGTGTGTCAGGAGTGGACCTCCCACATCCTGCAGTCTGAGGAACTCCTCACCCAGCTTTCCATCTACCCTGCAGTAGATGAGGTCACCTCTGACCCAGAACCTGACAGCCAGTCTGCCTACAGCTCCTGA
- the LOC135558602 gene encoding alpha-tocopherol transfer protein-like isoform X1 — protein sequence MKSGEETDYEGDLNSLPDDSNFVKPYLLELRQRAQKDIIDPQQSLNWSDSFLIKFLRARDFNVDLSLKVGISLLFNYQRWRRECPEISANLQPSSVLGLLQNNYHGVLRDRDLSGSRVLIYRIGQWNPKDFTVYEVFRVSLITSELIVQETETQRNGLKAIFDMQGWCFAHALQINPSLAKRISSVLTDSFPLKVRGIHLINEPIFFRPVFAMLRPFLPDKIKQRIHMHGSTFKETLRDFFSEDILPQEYGGSGPSLEEVCQEWTSHILQSEELLTQLSIYPAVDEVTSDPEPDSQSAYSS from the exons ATGAAGTCCGGAGAGGAGACGGATTACGAGGGAGACCTAAATAGTTTGCCCGACGACTCCAACTTTGTCAAACCTTATTTATTAGAACTGAGACAGAGGGCACAGAAAGACATCATCGACCCGCAGCAAAGCTTGAATTGGTCAGACAGTTTTCTAATAAAGTTTCTGCGAGCGAGAGACTTTAATGTTGATCTGTCACTGAAGGTTGGTATCTCG CTACTCTTTAATTACCAGCGTTGGAGGAGAGAGTGCCCAGAGATCAGTGCCAACCTGCAGCCGTCCTCTGTCCTGGGACTCCTCCAGAATAACTACCATGGAGTGCTGAGGGACCGGGACCTCAGCGGCAGCAGAGTGCTCATCTATAGGATCG GCCAGTGGAACCCCAAAGACTTCACAGTGTACGAGGTGTTCCGTGTCAGTCTGATCACATCTGAGCTGATCGTCCAGGAGACGGAGACTCAGAGGAATGGACTAAAAGCCATTTTTGACATGCAGGGATGGTGCTTCGCTCATGCCCTCCAGATCAACCCCTCCCTGGCCAAAAGGATCTCCTCTGTGCTCACG GACTCGTTCCCTCTGAAGGTGCGAGGGATCCATCTGATCAACGAGCCCATATTCTTCAGACCCGTCTTCGCCATGCTCCGCCCATTTCTGCCCGATAAGATCAAACAGCGG ATCCATATGCATGGCAGCACCTTCAAAGAGACTCTGAGGGATTTTTTCTCCGAAGACATCCTCCCCCAGGAGTACGGGGGCAGCGGACCCTCCCTGGAAGAGGTGTGTCAGGAGTGGACCTCCCACATCCTGCAGTCTGAGGAACTCCTCACCCAGCTTTCCATCTACCCTGCAGTAGATGAGGTCACCTCTGACCCAGAACCTGACAGCCAGTCTGCCTACAGCTCCTGA